The following coding sequences are from one Brooklawnia cerclae window:
- the obgE gene encoding GTPase ObgE has translation MAIPSFVDRARLTVSAGNGGNGCASVHREKFKPLGGPDGGNGGDGGSVILRVDPGLTTLVDYHRQSQRKAPGGQPGMGGHRNGAKGDDIVLSVPAGTVVTDDETGEVLADLGTTDEVVVALGGKGGLGNAALASSSRKAPGFALLGEEGEARQVLLELKVMADIGLVGFPSAGKSSLIAAISAAKPKIADYPFTTLVPNLGVVVAGETTFTVADVPGLIEGASAGRGLGHDFLRHIERCQAIVHVIDCATWEPGREPLRDLDVIEHELAAYGGLEDRPRLVALNKIDVPDARDMAEIVQADIEARGLRVFPISTKTGEGLTRLTFAMAAIVGERRAQQAASPVQRIVIRPRAVDDGDVFTIRRQGDGEGGLVWRVRGTKPERWVRQTDFGNDEAVGYLADRLNRIGIEERLLEMGAQPGDAVAIGAGEHPVVFDFAPQVDTGAELLSRRGEDQRLNEARPAAQRRRERDAEYRAAREQIMSDDRDADWREQRRRALEAELSDEWDDESGDD, from the coding sequence ATGGCCATTCCCTCCTTCGTCGATCGCGCCCGGCTGACCGTGAGTGCCGGCAACGGCGGGAACGGCTGCGCCTCGGTGCACCGCGAGAAGTTCAAGCCCCTGGGCGGGCCCGACGGCGGTAACGGTGGGGACGGCGGTTCGGTGATCCTGCGCGTCGACCCGGGTCTGACCACGTTGGTCGACTACCACCGGCAGTCGCAGCGCAAGGCACCCGGCGGGCAACCGGGAATGGGCGGACACCGCAACGGTGCGAAGGGGGACGACATCGTCTTGTCCGTGCCGGCCGGAACCGTCGTGACCGATGACGAGACCGGCGAGGTACTGGCCGATCTCGGGACGACCGACGAGGTCGTGGTCGCGTTGGGCGGCAAGGGAGGACTGGGAAACGCGGCGCTCGCGTCCAGCAGCCGCAAGGCCCCGGGGTTCGCCCTGCTCGGTGAGGAGGGCGAGGCGCGTCAGGTGCTCCTCGAACTCAAGGTGATGGCCGACATCGGGCTGGTCGGCTTCCCGAGTGCCGGCAAGTCGAGCCTGATCGCGGCCATCTCGGCCGCCAAGCCGAAGATCGCGGACTACCCGTTCACCACGCTGGTGCCCAACCTGGGGGTCGTCGTGGCGGGGGAGACGACGTTCACCGTCGCCGATGTGCCGGGGCTGATCGAGGGGGCCAGCGCGGGCCGTGGCCTCGGTCATGATTTCCTGCGTCACATCGAACGCTGTCAGGCGATCGTCCACGTGATCGACTGCGCCACCTGGGAGCCCGGTCGCGAGCCGCTGCGGGATCTGGATGTCATCGAGCACGAACTGGCCGCCTACGGTGGCTTGGAGGATCGTCCACGCCTGGTGGCGTTGAACAAGATCGACGTGCCCGACGCCCGCGACATGGCGGAGATCGTCCAGGCCGACATCGAGGCGCGGGGCCTGCGGGTGTTCCCCATCTCGACGAAGACCGGGGAGGGGCTCACGCGCCTGACCTTCGCGATGGCAGCCATCGTGGGGGAGCGCAGGGCGCAGCAGGCTGCTTCACCGGTACAACGCATCGTCATCAGGCCCAGGGCCGTGGACGACGGCGACGTGTTCACCATCCGGCGGCAGGGCGATGGCGAGGGCGGGCTCGTGTGGCGTGTGCGGGGCACCAAACCCGAACGCTGGGTGCGGCAGACCGACTTCGGGAACGACGAAGCCGTCGGCTATCTGGCCGACCGCCTCAACCGCATCGGCATCGAGGAGCGCCTGCTCGAGATGGGTGCCCAGCCGGGCGACGCCGTCGCCATCGGGGCCGGGGAACACCCGGTGGTGTTCGATTTCGCCCCGCAGGTCGACACCGGGGCAGAACTGCTGTCGCGCCGCGGTGAGGATCAGCGTCTCAACGAGGCGCGACCGGCCGCGCAGCGCAGGCGCGAGCGGGACGCCGAGTACCGCGCGGCTCGCGAACAGATCATGAGCGACGACCGCGACGCCGACTGGCGCGAGCAGCGTCGGCGCGCCCTGGAAGCCGAGCTGTCGGACGAGTGGGACGACGAATCGGGGGATGACTGA
- a CDS encoding sulfite exporter TauE/SafE family protein: MHVTIESVVLLLAAGLGAGLIGYLTGLASLVSYPALLAVGLGPLSANVTNTLSLVGVGAGATLRAGREAGASGRRRTIQQCVVCALGGTTGAIALLATGEQAFEAIVPWLIAFASLTLLASPRIRTLRGKDEKWPAYLAVLFVVCVYGGYFGAGAGVVYFAVVLVLTNFEWSQTVLMKTILLSVSNLAASLVFIGFAPVDWLAAGIMFVGQLAGGNLGPLVQRYVPEKVSRWVIAAAGFYLAWSLLP, translated from the coding sequence ATGCACGTCACGATCGAGTCGGTTGTCCTCCTCCTCGCAGCGGGGCTGGGCGCCGGTCTGATCGGCTACCTCACCGGCCTGGCCTCCCTGGTCAGCTACCCTGCCTTGCTGGCCGTCGGGCTGGGCCCGTTGTCGGCAAACGTCACCAACACGTTGTCCCTCGTCGGGGTCGGTGCGGGCGCCACCCTGCGGGCCGGGCGCGAGGCCGGAGCCTCCGGTCGACGAAGGACGATCCAGCAGTGTGTCGTCTGCGCGCTGGGCGGGACGACCGGGGCCATCGCCCTGCTGGCCACCGGGGAGCAGGCGTTCGAGGCCATCGTCCCCTGGCTCATCGCCTTCGCGTCCCTGACCCTGCTCGCCAGCCCGCGCATCCGGACGCTTCGCGGCAAGGACGAGAAGTGGCCCGCCTACCTCGCGGTGCTGTTCGTGGTGTGCGTGTACGGGGGCTACTTCGGGGCGGGAGCCGGCGTCGTCTACTTCGCGGTCGTGCTCGTCCTGACCAATTTCGAATGGTCGCAGACCGTACTGATGAAGACCATCCTGCTCAGTGTGTCGAACCTGGCTGCCTCACTGGTGTTCATCGGTTTCGCGCCGGTCGACTGGCTGGCCGCCGGCATCATGTTCGTGGGTCAGCTCGCGGGCGGCAACCTCGGCCCGCTGGTGCAGCGCTACGTCCCCGAGAAGGTGAGCCGGTGGGTGATCGCCGCCGCCGGTTTCTACCTGGCCTGGTCTCTGCTGCCCTGA
- a CDS encoding NAD(P)-dependent alcohol dehydrogenase has product MPDVLAYATDNRSCQFHRTTITRREPDPTEIYFEIKYAGICHSDIHTAREEWGPAIFPLVPGHELAGVVTQVGDQVTRFAVGDRVGVGCFVDSCGQCEQCRAGFEQFCTGRPGTIWTYNSVGRDGLPTAGGYSQGITVEQDYALRLPESIPFDAVAPLMCAGVTLYSPLKRWGAGPGKKVAIVGMGGLGHVGVQIAAKMGAEVSVVSQTKSKQADGRRFGAQHYYAWNEPDELKAVRGTFDLMVSTVAAATDLDALLRFLKPGGALVDVGLPEHASTVHLSSLTGGNKILAGSQIGGIAETQEMLDFCAEHGVVPQVEIISGEEITAAYDNVVSSAVRYRYVIDTSTF; this is encoded by the coding sequence ATGCCCGATGTGCTCGCGTACGCAACAGACAACCGGTCGTGTCAGTTCCACCGGACGACCATCACCCGCCGGGAGCCCGACCCGACCGAGATCTACTTCGAGATCAAGTACGCCGGCATCTGCCACTCCGACATCCATACCGCGCGCGAGGAGTGGGGCCCGGCGATCTTCCCTCTCGTTCCCGGCCACGAGTTGGCCGGCGTCGTCACACAGGTGGGAGACCAGGTCACGCGATTCGCGGTCGGCGACCGCGTGGGGGTCGGCTGCTTCGTCGATTCCTGCGGGCAGTGCGAGCAGTGCCGAGCGGGCTTCGAGCAGTTCTGCACCGGTCGTCCGGGAACGATCTGGACATACAACAGCGTCGGACGTGACGGCCTGCCGACCGCGGGCGGTTACTCCCAGGGCATCACCGTCGAGCAGGATTACGCCCTGCGTCTGCCGGAGTCGATACCGTTCGACGCGGTCGCACCGCTCATGTGCGCGGGCGTCACCCTGTATTCCCCGCTGAAGCGCTGGGGCGCGGGCCCCGGTAAGAAGGTCGCGATCGTCGGCATGGGCGGGCTCGGCCACGTCGGCGTCCAGATCGCTGCGAAGATGGGTGCCGAGGTCAGCGTCGTCAGCCAGACCAAGTCGAAGCAGGCCGACGGACGCAGGTTCGGCGCCCAGCACTACTACGCGTGGAACGAGCCCGACGAGTTGAAGGCGGTACGCGGAACTTTCGACCTCATGGTCTCGACGGTCGCGGCGGCCACCGATCTCGATGCCCTGCTGCGATTTCTCAAGCCGGGCGGTGCGCTCGTCGACGTGGGCCTGCCCGAGCACGCCAGCACCGTGCATCTGTCGAGCCTCACCGGGGGCAACAAGATCCTGGCCGGGTCGCAGATCGGCGGAATCGCCGAGACCCAGGAGATGCTCGACTTCTGCGCCGAGCACGGCGTCGTCCCCCAGGTGGAGATCATCAGTGGCGAGGAGATCACCGCCGCCTACGACAACGTGGTGTCGTCCGCAGTGCGTTACCGGTACGTGATCGACACGTCCACGTTCTGA
- the rpmA gene encoding 50S ribosomal protein L27, which translates to MAHKKGASSSRNGRDSNAQRLGVKRFGGQLVNAGEIIVRQRGTHFHPGEGVGRGGDDTLFALIAGKVQFGTRRGRRVVNIEPAEA; encoded by the coding sequence ATGGCACACAAGAAGGGCGCGTCCAGCTCGCGCAACGGTCGCGACTCCAACGCGCAGCGCCTCGGTGTGAAGCGTTTCGGTGGTCAGCTGGTCAACGCGGGCGAGATCATCGTCCGTCAGCGCGGCACCCACTTCCACCCGGGCGAGGGCGTCGGGCGTGGCGGCGACGACACCCTGTTCGCGCTGATCGCGGGCAAGGTGCAGTTCGGCACCCGTCGTGGGCGCCGTGTGGTCAACATCGAGCCTGCCGAGGCCTGA
- the rplU gene encoding 50S ribosomal protein L21, with amino-acid sequence MYAIVRSGGRQHKVAVGDIVEIDRVADEVGSSITLQPLMLVDGDDVTTAQDALGKASVTAEVLGETKGPKIRILKFKNKTGYKKRQGHRQKYTQVKVTGIEG; translated from the coding sequence GTGTACGCGATCGTGCGCAGTGGCGGCCGCCAGCACAAGGTGGCTGTCGGGGACATCGTCGAGATCGACCGGGTCGCCGACGAGGTCGGCAGCAGCATCACGCTGCAGCCGCTGATGCTGGTCGACGGCGACGACGTGACCACCGCCCAGGACGCCCTGGGCAAGGCTTCGGTCACCGCCGAGGTGCTCGGCGAGACCAAGGGTCCGAAGATCCGGATCCTCAAGTTCAAGAACAAGACCGGTTACAAGAAGCGCCAGGGGCATCGTCAGAAGTACACCCAGGTCAAGGTCACCGGGATCGAAGGCTGA
- a CDS encoding Rne/Rng family ribonuclease, giving the protein MLDNESQTPDQDDAAPSAAPAPEADTDLPRPPRGRRAATRPAGPPVESPAVPLPIETPVTVESAAPDVDARATGDADEASSPAVGPVAETPAPTRRRATRKRTSPSADESPSQGAATPVAETEHDEPVAAPARPPRRRSTRAAKTVVAEELPAAPAEPLPTDPAGIADGGTTVAETDAVADEVVTPAAEATVTEEPQDAGARPAPEQPARPARRRSARTGRASRVADDEPREQSPDLEAALEAIEAAAAGRARTSRGAATHLVGDEVPTDEHGDVDTEQVLASLAAAIASRGGSEETDEAEEPEDEATDAGELEPDADASADLDEDSTDDADDGAETQSSQRRRRRRGGRRRRRGSSAAADEGSDATEQTTDEGTGAEDTETESTPGEDEPDAQQAGTSTRRRRRRRRRGDDAGEEEGDVAVRVREPRHSATDEIAGIEGSTRLEAKKQRRREGRAAGRHRAPILTEAEFLARRESVDRVMVVRQRDEYTQIAVLEDEVLVEHYVDRTSSTSLIGNIYLGRVQNVLPSMEAVFIDIGRGRNAVLYAGEVDWNAFDVSADSRKVEQVFKSGQSVLVQVSKDPVGAKGARLTAHVSLPGRYVVYSPGGHLSGISRKLPDAERHRLKSILDQVVSENSSVIVRTAAEGASEEDLIQDVERLKTQWQVIEKKAKQVSAPQQLYAEPDLTLRIVRDTFTEDFKQLVVSGHGGPDDAYQALSSYVEYVAPHLADRIRKWDDADGDLFAKYRIDEQISKALERKVFLPSGGSLVIDRTEAMTVIDVNTGKFTGSGGNLEETVTRNNLEAAEEIVRQLRLRDLGGIIVIDFIDMVLPSNRELLLRRLVECLGRDRTRHQVSEVTSLGLVQMTRKRIGTGLAEAFTETCEQCGGRGYIRHDEPVDSQAPADGGERQGRSKGKGRSGRNRKSEAAPAAKDNQVHPSDAAREAAAKLAAASRHHSPDQDADEPQDNTGEDVVAEPGAAGADEAREPSTV; this is encoded by the coding sequence ATGCTCGATAACGAATCACAGACCCCAGATCAGGACGACGCCGCACCCAGTGCGGCACCCGCCCCCGAAGCCGACACCGATCTTCCCCGTCCCCCACGTGGCCGAAGGGCCGCGACCAGGCCCGCCGGGCCCCCCGTGGAGTCACCGGCCGTTCCGCTGCCGATCGAGACCCCGGTCACGGTGGAGTCCGCTGCACCGGACGTCGATGCCCGGGCGACCGGGGATGCCGACGAGGCGTCCTCGCCCGCTGTCGGGCCCGTCGCGGAGACACCGGCCCCGACGCGTCGCCGGGCCACCCGCAAGCGCACGAGTCCGTCGGCCGACGAATCACCTAGCCAGGGCGCTGCAACACCGGTGGCAGAGACTGAGCACGATGAGCCGGTCGCCGCGCCCGCCCGTCCGCCGCGCCGCCGCAGCACGCGAGCCGCCAAGACCGTGGTGGCCGAGGAACTCCCGGCAGCACCGGCCGAGCCCCTCCCGACCGATCCGGCCGGGATCGCGGACGGCGGCACCACAGTCGCCGAGACCGATGCGGTCGCCGACGAGGTCGTGACACCGGCGGCCGAGGCCACGGTCACCGAGGAACCCCAGGATGCGGGCGCGCGTCCCGCACCCGAGCAGCCGGCTCGTCCCGCACGCCGGCGTTCGGCGCGTACCGGCCGGGCGTCCCGTGTCGCGGACGACGAGCCGCGTGAGCAGTCACCCGATCTGGAAGCCGCACTCGAGGCGATCGAGGCGGCCGCCGCGGGCCGGGCTCGCACATCGCGTGGAGCCGCGACGCACCTCGTCGGCGACGAGGTGCCCACCGACGAGCACGGCGATGTCGACACCGAACAGGTGCTGGCTTCGCTCGCCGCTGCCATCGCGAGTCGAGGCGGCTCCGAGGAGACCGACGAGGCCGAGGAACCTGAGGACGAGGCGACGGACGCCGGCGAGCTGGAACCGGACGCCGACGCCTCCGCAGATCTGGACGAGGACTCCACGGACGACGCCGATGATGGCGCCGAGACCCAGTCGTCCCAGCGTCGTCGTCGCCGTCGTGGCGGCCGTCGTCGCCGTCGCGGCTCGTCCGCCGCGGCCGACGAAGGTTCGGACGCGACCGAGCAGACCACCGACGAGGGAACCGGCGCCGAGGACACCGAGACCGAGAGCACGCCGGGCGAGGACGAGCCGGACGCACAGCAGGCGGGCACGTCGACCCGCCGTCGTCGTCGCCGTCGCCGCAGGGGTGACGATGCCGGCGAGGAGGAGGGCGATGTCGCCGTCCGCGTCCGGGAGCCGCGTCATTCCGCGACCGACGAGATCGCGGGCATCGAGGGTTCCACCAGGCTCGAGGCCAAGAAACAACGTCGCCGTGAGGGGCGCGCGGCCGGCCGCCATCGTGCCCCGATCCTGACCGAGGCGGAGTTCCTCGCCCGCCGCGAATCGGTCGACCGCGTGATGGTCGTCCGCCAGCGTGACGAGTACACGCAGATCGCGGTTCTGGAGGACGAGGTGCTCGTCGAGCACTATGTCGACCGGACGAGCTCGACCTCGCTGATCGGCAACATCTACCTCGGCCGCGTACAGAACGTCCTGCCCAGCATGGAGGCCGTGTTCATCGACATCGGCCGCGGCCGCAACGCCGTGCTCTACGCCGGTGAGGTCGACTGGAACGCGTTCGACGTCAGCGCGGATTCGCGCAAGGTCGAGCAGGTCTTCAAGTCGGGTCAGAGCGTGCTCGTCCAGGTGAGCAAGGATCCGGTGGGGGCGAAGGGTGCGCGCCTGACGGCGCACGTCTCGCTGCCGGGCCGCTACGTCGTCTACTCGCCGGGTGGGCACCTGTCGGGGATCAGCCGCAAACTGCCGGACGCCGAGCGCCATCGCCTGAAGTCGATCCTCGACCAGGTGGTCTCGGAGAACTCGTCCGTGATCGTCCGCACGGCTGCGGAGGGTGCCTCCGAGGAGGACCTGATCCAGGACGTGGAGCGCCTGAAGACGCAGTGGCAGGTGATCGAGAAGAAGGCCAAGCAGGTGAGCGCGCCGCAGCAGCTCTACGCCGAGCCCGATCTGACGCTGCGCATCGTCCGCGACACCTTCACCGAGGACTTCAAGCAGCTTGTTGTCTCCGGCCATGGTGGCCCTGACGACGCCTATCAGGCCTTGTCGAGCTACGTCGAGTACGTCGCCCCGCATCTGGCGGACCGCATCCGCAAGTGGGACGACGCCGACGGCGACCTGTTCGCCAAGTACCGCATCGACGAGCAGATCAGCAAGGCGCTGGAGCGCAAGGTCTTCCTGCCCAGCGGCGGTTCCCTGGTCATCGACCGCACCGAGGCGATGACGGTCATCGACGTCAACACCGGGAAGTTCACCGGCAGCGGTGGCAATCTCGAGGAGACGGTCACCCGCAACAACCTCGAGGCGGCCGAGGAGATCGTCCGGCAGCTGAGGTTGCGCGACCTCGGCGGCATCATCGTGATCGATTTCATCGACATGGTGCTGCCGAGCAACCGTGAGTTGCTGTTGCGCCGTCTGGTCGAGTGTCTGGGACGCGACCGCACACGGCACCAGGTGAGCGAGGTCACGAGCCTGGGGCTCGTCCAGATGACTCGGAAGCGGATCGGCACCGGCCTGGCAGAGGCGTTCACGGAGACGTGCGAGCAGTGCGGGGGTCGCGGCTACATCCGCCACGACGAACCCGTCGACTCGCAGGCCCCGGCCGACGGTGGCGAGCGGCAGGGTCGCTCGAAGGGCAAGGGCCGTTCGGGACGCAACCGCAAGTCGGAGGCCGCGCCTGCTGCCAAGGACAACCAGGTGCATCCCTCGGATGCGGCGCGTGAGGCGGCGGCCAAGCTCGCCGCGGCATCGCGTCACCATTCGCCGGATCAGGACGCCGACGAGCCGCAGGACAACACGGGTGAGGACGTCGTGGCCGAGCCGGGAGCGGCCGGTGCGGACGAGGCCCGTGAGCCCAGCACGGTCTGA
- a CDS encoding TIGR03936 family radical SAM-associated protein, producing MPRSQPPQQPPPVQRLRVHYTKQGTARFASHRDFGRALERALRRAGVPMAYSSGFNPHPRISYAGAAPTGTASLAEYVELGLAARCDPERLRDSLAAALPAGFDVVGVIEAEGRALADRMEASAWTIELPGVDERSLAAAAADLLAADRVEVTRRTKNGDRVFDAREAIVSLRVDGDTVSVVLRHGQPLVRPDDLVSALVACAPGLSDDLDAPRSTRLAQGPLGDDGTVVDPFA from the coding sequence ATGCCCCGCAGTCAGCCGCCGCAACAACCGCCGCCGGTGCAGCGACTCCGCGTCCACTACACGAAACAGGGGACAGCCCGTTTCGCGAGCCATCGAGACTTCGGACGAGCCCTCGAGCGTGCGTTGCGTCGTGCCGGAGTGCCGATGGCCTACTCGTCGGGCTTCAACCCGCACCCGCGCATCTCGTATGCCGGTGCCGCGCCGACGGGGACGGCCAGTCTCGCCGAGTATGTCGAGCTCGGCCTCGCGGCCAGGTGCGATCCCGAGCGTCTGCGGGATTCGCTCGCCGCGGCGTTGCCGGCGGGATTCGATGTCGTGGGAGTGATCGAGGCGGAGGGTCGCGCGCTGGCCGACCGCATGGAGGCCTCCGCCTGGACGATCGAACTGCCCGGCGTGGACGAGCGGTCGCTGGCTGCCGCTGCCGCCGACCTGCTCGCGGCCGATCGGGTGGAGGTGACGCGCCGGACGAAGAACGGTGATCGTGTGTTCGACGCGCGGGAGGCGATCGTCAGCCTGCGCGTGGACGGGGACACCGTGAGCGTCGTCCTGCGTCACGGTCAGCCGCTGGTGCGTCCCGACGACCTGGTGTCGGCGCTCGTTGCGTGCGCCCCCGGCCTGTCGGACGACCTCGACGCGCCGCGCAGCACTCGATTGGCGCAGGGTCCCCTGGGGGACGACGGCACCGTGGTCGACCCGTTCGCCTGA
- a CDS encoding CynX/NimT family MFS transporter, whose product MPYGKPALFTGLTIIMIAFNLRIAAVAIGPVLPQLQSELGMSTSVAGVLTSLPTLCFALFGFFAPPAASRFGLHRVIGAALVLNIGGQALRILSDSTLGFLAGTTVALAGIGLINVLMPPLVKRHFPRRVGVMTALYTTSQALATMIAGLLTAPLAISMGGWQGPFWVWAGAAAVALVPVTWLVAGSRDRPVRAVKGSQVVRLRDVARTKLGWVLLVFFGMQSAQSYAQFGWLPSIYQSVGFTATQSGQFLTVLNAVVLPVTFLVPVWTQRLGRPWGIVIAMSVLGMLGYAGLIHDPAVLPWLWPMFLALGSGSFSMIMTLLGMRTRTPSGMASLSSFAQSGGYVLAMAGPLLVGVLHDATGTWLVPLLMQLLLFVPLAVSGVIVCRSGLLEDELGLPAEA is encoded by the coding sequence ATGCCCTACGGGAAGCCCGCACTGTTCACCGGCCTCACGATCATCATGATCGCCTTCAACCTCAGGATCGCGGCCGTGGCCATCGGCCCGGTGCTCCCGCAGCTCCAGTCCGAACTGGGCATGTCCACGAGCGTCGCGGGCGTCCTCACCTCGCTGCCGACGCTCTGCTTCGCCCTGTTCGGCTTCTTCGCCCCACCCGCGGCCTCACGCTTCGGGCTGCACCGGGTGATCGGCGCCGCCCTGGTCCTCAACATCGGCGGGCAGGCGCTGCGCATCCTCAGCGACAGCACGCTGGGGTTCCTGGCCGGGACGACGGTCGCCCTGGCCGGTATCGGCCTGATCAATGTGCTCATGCCGCCGCTGGTCAAGCGGCACTTCCCGCGTCGGGTAGGTGTGATGACCGCGCTCTACACGACCAGTCAGGCACTCGCGACGATGATCGCCGGGCTCCTGACCGCGCCGCTGGCCATCTCGATGGGCGGGTGGCAGGGGCCCTTCTGGGTCTGGGCCGGTGCGGCCGCGGTCGCCCTGGTGCCGGTGACCTGGCTGGTGGCCGGTTCCCGTGACCGTCCGGTACGAGCCGTGAAGGGATCGCAGGTCGTGCGGCTACGCGACGTCGCCCGCACGAAGCTGGGCTGGGTGCTGCTGGTGTTCTTCGGCATGCAGTCGGCTCAGTCGTATGCACAGTTCGGCTGGCTGCCGAGCATCTATCAGTCGGTCGGGTTCACCGCCACCCAGTCGGGCCAGTTCCTGACGGTCCTCAACGCGGTCGTCCTTCCCGTGACCTTCCTCGTCCCGGTCTGGACGCAACGCCTCGGCCGCCCCTGGGGCATCGTCATCGCGATGTCGGTGCTCGGCATGCTGGGCTACGCCGGTCTCATCCACGATCCGGCCGTGCTGCCCTGGCTGTGGCCGATGTTCCTGGCCCTCGGCAGCGGCAGCTTCTCCATGATCATGACCCTGCTGGGCATGCGCACCCGCACCCCGTCGGGCATGGCCTCGCTGTCGAGCTTCGCGCAGAGCGGCGGCTACGTGCTGGCCATGGCCGGGCCGCTGCTGGTCGGCGTACTGCACGACGCCACCGGCACATGGCTGGTTCCACTGCTGATGCAGCTGCTGCTGTTCGTCCCGCTCGCGGTCTCGGGCGTGATCGTGTGCCGGTCGGGCCTGCTGGAGGACGAACTCGGCCTGCCCGCGGAGGCCTGA